Within Mongoliitalea daihaiensis, the genomic segment TAATTCCCCATCCACCGTAATGCGCATCTTTTTAGGCTTTACCTGCATGATGCATTGAGTGGCCAACACCATCTCGACTTCTGAAGTCCCAATACCAAAAGCTATGGCTCCAAAAGCACCATGGGTAGAGGTATGGGAATCCCCACAGACGATAGTCATTCCAGGTTGGGTCACGCCCAATTCAGGACCGATCACGTGTACAATACCATGATGTGCAGACCCAAGGTCATGGAGCTCTATTCCGTGATTTTTACAATTTTCGCGCAGTTTTTCCACCTGCATGCGGGATAATTTATCTTTGATCGTTTTGTCCTGATCCACTGTAGGTACATTGTGATCAGGAGTAGCAATAGTCCGATCTGGATACATGACACCAATCCCTCTTTTTTCCAAGTTCAAAAAAGCAACAGGACTGGTCACTTCATGTATGAAATGCTTATCGATGAAAAAAACATCCGGTCCATTAGGAACGGAACGAACGACGTGTGCATCCCAAATTTTATCAAATAGTGTTTTCTTTTCCATGGTATTTATTGGGTCACTTTTTCTTTGACGGGTATTTTATTGAGTGCATCCACAAATGCCTGAGCGGAAGCCAAGACAATGTCATGATTGGAAGCAAAGCCATGATAAGGCTTTTCTCCTTGCATCAGGCGCATATGCACTTTTGCCACATCATCACTTCCGGCTGTCATAGCCTGGATGAGAAATTCTTCCAAAACATAGGTAGGTCGAACGATCTTTTCTATGGCTTTTAAGACTGCATCTACAGGACCATTGCCGGAAGAGGATGCACTGTGTGATTGCTCACCTACTTTCAATTGGACTGTTGCTTGAATATTACCATTCGATTGGTAATTCACCTCCTCCAATTCTACAAAAGAAGATTCATCCAAGTATTTTCCTACCAAGGCCAGTAAGTCTTTTGGGCCTATATCGCGCTTTTTATCAGCAAGCAACAAGAAATCCTCATATACTTCTCTCAATGCTTCTCCTTCTAAAACAACCCCCAATGAATCTAGGTGATGCTTCAAAGCCGCCCTTCCCGAGCGGGCAGTAAGAACAATGGAGGACTCATGCACGCCTACTTCCTTAGGATCCATGATTTCATAATTCTCCCGATGCTTCAATACGCCATCCTGATGAATTCCAGAGGAGTGTGCAAAGGCATTTCTTCCCACAATGGCTTTGTTGGGCTGTACAGGCATATTCATCAACTTAGAAATCAGTCTACTAGTGCCGTAAATCCGTTCAGTTTGGATATCTGTATGCACAGGGATGCTTTGATGACATTTGATAGCCATCACTACTTCTTCCAAAGAAGTATTTCCAGCCCGCTCTCCGATACCATTGATGGTTAACTCTGCCTGCCTTGCACCGTGCTGTACACCTGCAATGGTATTGGCAGTGGCCATCCCTAAGTCATTGTGACAATGAGTAGAAATGATGGCTTTGTCAATGTTGGAGACATGTTCTTTGAGGTAGCGGATGATAGCACCGTACTGCTCAGGTAAGCAATATCCCGTGGTGTCAGGAATATTCACGACTGTAGCACCTGCCTTGATGGCTTGTTCGATAATTTGTGCAAGAAAAGGCAATTCTGCCCTACCAGCATCTTCGGCATAAAACTCAACATCCTCTACAAAACGCTTGGCGAATTTTACCGCTTTTACTCCCCGCTCAATGATATCTTCGGGAGTGGAGCGCAACTTGTATTGGATGTGATAGGGAGACACACCAATGCCCGTGTGTATTCTCCCCCTTTTGGCATATTTTAATGCCGCAGCAGCTACTTCGATATCCTTCTCCACCGCACGGGAGAGCGCACAGATGATAGGATTAGAAACTGCCTTTGAAATCTCCACTACTGAATTGAAATCGCCTGGGCTGGATATGGGAAATCCTGCCTCGATGATATCAACCCCCAATGCTTCCAAAGCTTGTGCTACCACTATCTTTTCCTGGGTGTTTAGCTGACAACCAGGTACCTGCTCTCCATCTCGGAGGGTGGTATCAAATATCCATAGCTTTTCACTCATGATATTTAATTATTTTCTGGTCTTAATTGTCTGACGACGGCACCTGCCTGCCACATTTCAGACTCT encodes:
- a CDS encoding 2-isopropylmalate synthase; protein product: MSEKLWIFDTTLRDGEQVPGCQLNTQEKIVVAQALEALGVDIIEAGFPISSPGDFNSVVEISKAVSNPIICALSRAVEKDIEVAAAALKYAKRGRIHTGIGVSPYHIQYKLRSTPEDIIERGVKAVKFAKRFVEDVEFYAEDAGRAELPFLAQIIEQAIKAGATVVNIPDTTGYCLPEQYGAIIRYLKEHVSNIDKAIISTHCHNDLGMATANTIAGVQHGARQAELTINGIGERAGNTSLEEVVMAIKCHQSIPVHTDIQTERIYGTSRLISKLMNMPVQPNKAIVGRNAFAHSSGIHQDGVLKHRENYEIMDPKEVGVHESSIVLTARSGRAALKHHLDSLGVVLEGEALREVYEDFLLLADKKRDIGPKDLLALVGKYLDESSFVELEEVNYQSNGNIQATVQLKVGEQSHSASSSGNGPVDAVLKAIEKIVRPTYVLEEFLIQAMTAGSDDVAKVHMRLMQGEKPYHGFASNHDIVLASAQAFVDALNKIPVKEKVTQ